TAAAGGATAATGTACCTGCATGCCTTTCTGCTGTTGCACACGTTGTGAGAGCTTTTTGTGTCTGTCAGCAAACAGCTGTCTGGTTTCATTCAGCGTGGTAAGTCTGCATGGGACTGGTAATGACTGCTTGTGTGGTCaatacagcagcagaaaaaggcTTTGTTATGCGGCAAAGGTCATGATTAAACATCGCCCTTTTTCTGGTCGCCCTTTAGTGCCACAGCCACCGACCATAACTCAAGAATCCCCCAAGGATTACATCATTGATCCTCGAGAGAACATTATAATCCACTGCGAGGCGAAGGGGAAGCCACATCCCAGGTAGGAATCAGTGCTCTGCGATTTAGCATTCAAGATGCTGTTGGATGAAGGAGAGATATCCCAGGTGTCGATTCAGCCACCACCTGTCAAAATCCAGAAAAACGTTTCAGCTGACAGCAAGTTTTCTTagagttcagctgaaaaaaaaatgactgtcaAGAGTCCTAGTTTAgtgaaactttaaaataaataaacgcTATTTTATTCATGGACCTACTGCCCTTGCCAGAGGCTGATTTTAATGATTCTGAATGCTTTAGATTTGCATAACATCTAATTAATTTGCCAGGCATCAATGCTGCATCCACACATTTTCTACTTTGAGAATTGAAAGGAACCATTCTCATTTCTAAATTCTTAATCTTAACTTTATTCTAACGTACAGTAACCTAAACCGTAAAAGTAGCGTCATATGTCACCATCCCCAACAGAACTCCTTTAAAAACGTATATAAGACTTTAAATATTCATGACTGAATTAGCAGATAAGAAAATCAGCATCAGTCAAAGTTaaagtggagggaaaaaaacagcatcattAACTCTGAAGAACTCTGGCATAAAGTACGTGTGCAGGTTTGTTATCATTGCTCATAGTAAGTAGCTGATTAAGTGAATAGATTTTCAGGtccttttgttctgtttcctgttgttgttgtttttttacatataaTACAAATAGAAGGTCGTCGTACAGCAACATGTCCAGACACATTGTTAAAACACTCATGATTTGTCATCAGTTTCTCCTGGACAAGAAATGGGACCCACTTTGACGTCGACAACGACCCCAATGTGAACATGAAGGCCCACTCAGGGACCCTGGTGGTGGATATCAGCAGAGAGAAGGTCGAAAACTATGAGGGGGTGTATCAGTGCACAGCAAGGAACAAACATGGAACTGCTGTTTCCAACAACATCGTCGTCCGACAGTCCAGTAAGCCcagtctgatgtttttgtttctggaaatcatttttcttttcgcTCATTTTCCTCACATCATATGAAAATcaactcttttcttttctttttcaaacaatTAAGTTGCATTTTCTGCCTTACGAGCGCTCTGGGAAGGTAAAGCTTGCACGTACAatgatgcatgttttgttttgcaggaTGCATTAGCACACAGAGCTGATTTTCCcctctgtgtttttcctctaaCATATTGTAATTCAGTCAGGCATCATCCCTCTCATCTCGCCTCGTCACCTCTGTCATCATGTCAGCAACAGTCCATTAGCAACCCAAATTTCACGTCAAATGATGGCACGCGTCCTTCGCTGATGTTATCGTATCTTTCTCCAACCAATCCAGGATCCCCGTTGTGGTCAAAGGAGAAGATCAAGCCTATCGTAGTCCAGGAGGGCGTGTCCTTGGTGCTCCCGTGTCGACCTCCGGCTGGCCTCCCTCCTCCCATCATATTCTGGATGGACAATAGTGAGCTGCTTAATCTCATTTATATACCTTTGTGGTATCATTATGTATCTGCTGTCTAAGAATTTATATTTGTGATATTACATTTTATCATAGAGGCTTTATTTGATTGTGTAAGGCAGGCTGAtagaaatgtaaacatttgaatgtatttttctgctgaaGTGTGATACtgttttatgcatttgtttGTATTCATTAACTCCAACAAGTTAAGCAGCTCTTATGAAGTCTATAAATTGAATGCAATTAATTTGTTTCTCTGTCGTATAGATGTGAATTGAAACCGTTGTTTGCCTTGATCAGTAGGGAAATTAATCTGCAGATCTTAAACAGGATGACTTGCAGTTGAGAATTCTCtgcaaaaatgttgacatttgtACTTGATTAACCAACATGTGCAACCAATCATACTTAAATGCTACACGTTAGGTACAGCAAGGCCAAATATTTAATTCATGAAATGTACCATTTTAGGGGGCTGTAGAAACACAAGGATAATGCAACAGCCATCCATAACTAGACCCTTTTCCAACACTGCTCTGTAAATTTAATGGCACTGCAATGTAAACAAACTTAAGCTGCTGTACGCTTCAGACTTTCAGAGGCTGCCTCAGAGCAGGAGAGTGTCGCAGTCACTGAACGGTGACCTTTACTTTTCCAATGTTCGCCGAGAGGACTCCAGGAACGACTACATCTGCTACGCCCGCTTCCCTCACACACAAACCATCCAGCAGAAACAGCCCATCAACGTCCGGGTCCTCAACCGTAAGTCTGACTTTGTGTGTGACGCAGAGACCGAAGCGCTGAAAAGCAATGAAGCTGTAATGAACTAGCAAGcgacagtgtttgtgtgtagcGTGTGTGAACGAGAGGCAGTTGTATGTGGTGGCATGACTGCGTAGGAGGGAGGCAGCGTTTCCTATCTGTGATCCCATCCTGAGAGACGCCAGTGGTCGTCATCCCACTGAAAAGATATATTGTCAAGAGCTCTCGTGGTTCTGTGCACTATCTGCCAGGCAGCCGTTCACTATCACTTCTCTGAGATGTTCTGTATAAACACTCTCCACCGACAACAAAGGCCGCTCTCATCCAGTCCAGCATTTGCAGCTGACGTGACGACAAGCTGTTCCCACTAGACTTTTACGACATTATCGCTTTTTAGCCATTTGAAGTTTTCTTGTGTTGGTTTTGATTTTGTCTAGTCATGTTAAGCTGTCAAagcatgtgtttttatttttgttgtgatgATGTCAACTTGTggtgtgtgtgatttttctgttgtgttgcaGTGGATGCAATCAATGACACAATGGCAGATTTTTACAATGACACTGATTTATTTAGTGGTGAGTTTTGGCACCCCCTAGTGTTTAACCCCCAACTTGGAGCTCTGAGCTCCAGCTCTTACCTGCTAGTACTAACCCTTCCACCCAACAATCCTGAGGCTTTTACATCTCACTGGTGTATTTAGGGGTGACATCTGGCACCCCCTAGTGTTTATCCCTAACATAGAGCTCCAAACTGTTCTTTACCCACTAACTCTACCCCTCAAACCCAAGAATCCAAGTTAATTCTCTGTCCTTCTGTCACTCCTGCTTTATCCAATCAAAACCCTTTTGTTAACTATTTCCTTCCTCTAATGAAATCCTTAAATTAGCACTGCATGCTGATTTCATGATGGAACTCATTGTGTAATTTAAATATGCAACAATCAAAAACATACAATAACTGTAAGTAAttaagtcctgacttaaacatACTAAAACAAATTCTGATGGGTCACAGCTTCTTGAAGAAATTCATTAAATTCtcaattttgtttctgtttcctatgtcaaacatgcagctgcGATCTTAAATTCTAAAATCAATCTTTCCATGTTGTCCCACCTGATTTGATCACCAACTTGTCAGTCTCTCTATCACCAATCATTTTCTTCTCAATTCATTTCTCTCAGCCTAAAATCTTTGaatttttcctccttttctaaACAGTCCTGCACGAAACACCTGCAAACATTTTGGATCTTATCAAATTTATGAAAATCTCTGCTGTCATAAACATTCACTTTGGTTTAGATTATTATTTAAGTCTATTTATATAGAATACGTAACATTGTTGGCTTTATTGGTCTGTTAGagtaattttattttgtcattcaCACTTAGACCACTTTTATGTTAATATTCATACAGTTTTATTCAGATGGCAGAGCCACAGCCTGCACTGAATATCTGTCCTTCATGCAAGTTTGTGTAGTATATCAAGTGATGTATGATACATAATAATGCAAgaataaacaaagacaaaatcttAACTACTAGCAAGCTAGTCAAACTGTTGAAATAACTAACAACTTAGTGTCTTCATGATTTCCTAAACAATGAAAATTTACTTCATGTGGGATGGTAATCTAATTACTACttcacaaacaataaaataataacataataatTGTGATCTAACTCAGCTGCTATAATCAATAGATTAGTTATGGCTGGTGATGCTCATTATTTTGACGTACAgactcttttatttttatggacatttcagtttgtaaaaGATGGGAAATTGAAAGCCAGAGTGAGAAAGATGTTTTATGATTTCAGATGCCATCAGATTAACGGACACGAATACATCTGAAAAGAGCTTTTGTTGCCAGctcagaagaagaaaaccatTCTTTGTGTCTCTTATTGTAAATTGcactttacattcattttagtCTTTATTGTTAACAGGGTAATTCAGTGGCAATAAACCCCCAGAGACAGTAGtagaataaaacacaacatggcATTTAAATTCACATCTAACCATAAAATATGAGAACTGGTTTGCAGTGAAGTAGCTTAGCGTCAGTGCATGACTGTGTACACTGAAGGGAGGTTAGTGAATGTGAAGGGTCTTATTTgcaatacattttctgtttatcaTGGACTGCTACAGAAGCGACGGTAATGCCTTGGCTGTTTGactcactgtgtttgtgtgtaactaCAGAAGCCCCAGTGGATGAGAGGAGGCCAACCTTCCTCATCCCATCTGGCACCTCCAGCACCAAGATGGTGTTGAGAGGACACGTACTGGAGATGGAGTGCATTGCCGAAGGACTGTGAGTCAGAGAATCTGCCATTACTTCAGTGCTGAATGCCTCAAGTACCCAGCTGCCCGGTGCCATCATCACTCTCTGCTCTCTTCTTTCTTTGAATCCAGGCCCACCCCTGAAATCTCGTGGACCAAAATAAGTGGCGATCTACCTGCCGGGCGCACATTCTTCCTGCACTACAACAAGACCCTGCGCATTGTGGACGTGTCCGAATCGGATGCAGCAGATTACCGCTGCACAGCCAAGAACCAGCTCGGCGCGGTGCACCACACCATCCGTGTCTCGGTCAAAGGTGTGTCGGTGAAGAAACGCTCAGTATCCCATCAGGCTGTCCGCTGTGGGGCGGCACAGTCACTGCTTCTTTCTGTatcttccttcctcctctccctccaaCTCATAATTGATTTATGCACAGATGCCAACAGGGCAGTGTGTTCAGTGATTAATTCTCCTGCCTTCTGCTGCGCTCTGCTCTACTTTTAGCTGCTCCGTATTGGATCAGTGGCCCTCCCAGGAACCTTGTTCTAGCTCCAGGAGAGAATGGTACGCTGACCTGCATGGCCAGTGGCACACCCAAACCCTCCGTTACCTGGGCTATGAACGGCATCCCCATAGAGAGTAAGTGTAACCTGCTCCGCTCACTGCAGCTGACTAGAATTGTCTTCCCTGTGGGGGTTGTTACTTGAAGATTATATGATATTtgataccaaaaaaaaaaacatcactgtgAGGAttataaagatgtttttctcCCCAATTTGCAAACATCCCATTTTACAAACATCAGTGTTGAATCAAGTTTTAAATGAGTACTTCAAGATTTCAGGGCATGCATTTGATTTCTTGTGACTTCAAAGTGGTGTGCCCACACATATCCTTCagtaaaaaacagtttttcagttgtgtgtaatattttcttGCACAGATTAAACAAATGTGTTAAATAAGGCAGAGTCTATGAGCTTTGGACAGAACCATGCTGTCTGTTTCCCAGaatttcctgtctctgtgctaAGCGAAGGTAGCTGGCTGATGCCTAGATTCATCTAATGATAATTAGGGCTGCACATCCTTCCATCGCATCACAGGAAATGCAACTCAAACACATAACACTACAACTTGTTTGCTGCTTGGCATTCAAATATGAAACTCACATGCTTCTTTTTTAGCATCATTTACACCAATTCAAGAGTCTTGAAAAcactggattttttaaaaacttaattCAGAAGAGATGGAGTTTGTTGACATGGACACTGAACAGTCGCACagcaaaatgagaaagaaacagGATTAAACACTCAAAaggaagatttggttgcaaaacGAAGCATCCCGTGGAATCAGAAAGCTACAGAAAGGATGATGTTAAACAACGACAGGTACTCAGCAGTGTCCTGGAACAACTCAGGGCAACACAACTCATTTGTTTGACCGCAGTAATCACTGCCACAAATCTCTGCATGATAAATGCAGAGCTGGccatccaaagcaaaaaaaaaaaaaaaaaggatgttttTGCCAGTGTGAGAACATTTGAGGAAGATTTCAAACATCAATTTCAgcctttttaaacattttttaaaaattatttttaatgtctATGTACTCCCCTACAAAATCACTCCAATTATTGTAGATAGATCAGTTATTTCCAAATACAGTTATTTAAGTCATCCTTTGAAATTTCCTGTAGTATTCATGTCTCAGtatatatctaaaaaaaaaatgcaatgtcattttttacactattGTGTAATTCTAATAATAAGCAAATGTCCTAAACTATTCCTTTAAGGTCTGAcatctacaattctacaatttcatttagcagacgcttttgtccaaagcgacatacaacacaagcaagaattcagacataaggagaaacctttagtaagtgcaaaaagtgcttcaagtgcaattggtcaaaggtgttgccatcaagctGCAGAAGAAGTGCCAACACCCCCCCCCTTTTAAAACTTTGTCAGTGCtgaataagtgctgggttttggaccacctgacttattctaccccatCTAGCCACCCTTTTTTggataaattaataataataaaataaaaacatttctattttgCATCCGTCTTACACATGTGCTTTACCCTACACTGAAGCTAATGTTACAGTCATCTATTCATTACTGTACACGTTTCTTTCAGTTCTATCTGTAACACTCCGTTCTGCATTGACAGATTCGCCGAAGGACGTGAGCAGAAAGGTGGAAGACGACACCATCATCTTCACAGGTGTCCAGACTGGATCCAGCGCTGTGTACCAGTGTAATATCTCCAATGACTACGGTTACCTCCTGTCCAACGCCTTCGTCAACGTCCTCTGTAAGTTCACCTCACGAGGTCCATTTGTGTTTGAACGCTGCTTTTCCATTCACATTGATTGCTGGGAGGTAATAACATAGCAATGATTGCTGCCGTCTCACTGCAGCGGAGCCGCCCAGAGTGCTGACTCCGGCCAATAAAGTCTACCAGGTCATCAAAAATCACCAGGCCATGATAGACTGCGCTTCCTTCGGGTCACCCATCCCGAAAATTACATGGTGAGCCAATAAACTTTTAACAGAGGAAAGTGTTGTATTGTGTTAGTTCTAAAGCTCACGGCGGTCGACTCTGCTCCTCAGGTTTAAAGGCAGTCGGTCCATGAGCCTGGATGGAGACTATTACATCACCCACAACAACGGGACTTTAGAGATTTATGTGGCTCAAGCCCAGAATAGTGGAAAATACACTTGCGTTGCCAGAAACAGCCTCGGTATTTATGAGAATCACGTCCACCTGGAGGTCAAAGGTGAGAGTGTCTGTGTTCAGAAGATCTTGAAATGATTAGAGTGCACACAATTAGCTAACCAACAGGGCAGATTAATACAGTGTGATGTTTGTCCACTGTGGGCCAGAAAAGCCCCACAAGATTTAGATAAACTCAAATAAACCTGAAGATATTCTTTGTTAATAATACTTGGAAAAACTAAGTTATCTACCTGTGCATGTGCATCATGTGCATGCCACATCTAACACAAATATTGCGTAATAACATGTACATGCTACTTTTCATTGTCGTATAACAGTGTAAGAAGAAGTTGTTTGAATGTAAACTACACTTCTTTAGAAAGTTAttttagggttaggtttaggtttGTGTTATTTATTCTCCTTgaaagtgtatttttgtttgtattaaCAGATTCAGATTAGTTGATGAATAAGTTGACATTAATTACCAGGTATCAATCTAgatcataaaagaaaaaagaaaaaatctcaaTCATTTTTTGATaacctttttttaaagaaatacacatttttttctctatttctgTCTCTATTTAAAATGCAAGTGTTAATACTTGCATTTTCTTACTATTGAGGAATAAATAAGtaattttatcattatttaggcaagttttaatgtaaatatgtcAACATTTTATAGACTTAACCTTTAAAGTCCATCCATATTCCAACACATGGCATGTAAATTACCAATGAGGcgaatttctttttctttgtttttagtgtCTCTGACCTCCTTCTGCTTCCCCCATCAGAGCCCACCCGAATCCTGAAGCAGCCGGAGTACAAAGTGGTCCAGAGGGGCAGATCTGTGGTGTTTGAGTGCAAAGTGAAACACGACCCCTCACTCATCCCCACCATGACCTGGCTCAAAGACGACGGAGAGCTGCCTGATGATGAGAGGTCAGAGCAGTTTAATGTTTGGAAATGTCTCaatttctctctttgttttcactCTCAGTCTGCATCAGATGTAATAGATTGAATCAGTATTTGTTCAGCCATGTTTTTATGTatagttttctgtttcttgtaCTGACTTACAGTATTTGTTCACTGCTCAACAGCCTGCTCAAAAAACAAGCTACAGATTTTATATAGTCAGGTGATGCTGAACTGTctgagtgttgtttttttttacagattgatTGTGGACAATGACAGCCTCACCATCACTGAAGTGACAGAGAATGATGCAGGAGTGTACACCTGCATCATGAACACCACTCTGGACCATGATTCAGCCACCGCTGAGCTCACTGTTGTCGGTATGCAATTCTTTGCAGAAGCTCAATAACACTGACTCATAAAACAAACTCACAAATTATTAAACGGTGTAACCTCACTCCACCTCAGGTCTTCCTAGAAAAGCAAATCTGTCTAGTAACTCGCACAACGATTGCCTTTCAGCCCTTCAAGGTTAATTGCTTGAGAGTTTACTTGAGTGTTGGAGTGGATTTAGTCAGCTATTGTGTCAGCAGCATGAATATTTGATTGTTGTCTTCTTAGCGAGCCAGATaatcttctttgttttcttatgGCTGACTGACCACTAAACTCCCTATTTCACTCCTGCCCTCCAACCTGGCAGAAGCCACGCCAACACCAGCTGTTATCCACGGTAAACCTGCAGCACATGAGCACCCAGATGTGCTTCGCCAACATGGACTTGTCTTGTTTCTTGGTTGTTTCTGTTCAATGCAGCATGTTGTCGCCTGAAGATGCGTTTTGTTTTTGACAATCACAGAGCATCGTGCTGTCTCTCTGTTCATTTTGACTCACCAGCATTGATTTGTTCTGTCCGTaaggtgcttttttttcccccaaacatTCTTTTAAATAAGTTAtatgtttctccatttttgcAAAATCCATTACATTTGAATGCGTTAAGCCACTGGTGCAAATATTTAGATGAAGAAGTCACTATCGCACGTGAATGCAAACATAATTTGCGAAGCAGACATCTCCTCCGTTGCACCACTTGGGATATTTTCAAATGCACCATTTCCTCATCGCTCATATATTCCAAGCATGTGATTCACTTTATCATTGCAGTTCCAAAACATGAGCATCAATTTGAGCTCTCTAGTGAGCCTGAGACTCGATTTCATGCAGGGTGATTATGGAAGATTTTCAAGTTGAGCATCAGTCACTATGCATGACGCAGCGTCAGCATGTGCATCACGGGACAAACAGCTCTGCCAAATGGAACGTGTAAAGGAATGAAAGGGTATCTAAAAGGTGTGCTTGGTGAAATCAACAAACTTGGCATTTATCGTGACTCTGGTGTCCCAGAAAAACACGGCTGAGATATGCtctcttgtttttgcttcatcTTGTCATGGCATGAACCCTTCATATTCTGTAACTGCGAAATGAAGTCGGTGTGAATATAATCCCAGGCGCATGTGTTGATGTTGCTGCCGATGTTGTATTTCCCCCAGAGCATCCCGACCCACCGACTGACCTCGAGCTGACAGACCAGAAAAAGAGGAGTGTTCAGCTCACTTGGACCCCTGGGGATGAACATAACAGTCCTATTCAGAGTATGTGTGTCtgcgcctgtgtgtgtgtgtgtgtgtgtgtgtgtgtgtgtgtgtgtgtgtgtgtgtgtgtgtgcgtgtgcatttGTGTTATTTGGCTGACTTTCTGTGTGGGATTTTTGACCCTAAATAATGTGATTGTGCTATTAATAGCGAATAAAATAAGTAGGAGGTAGTAGCTTTTCCATTGTTTAGATATTTGACATTTAGCTTGCTCTCCTGAACAGAGATTGAATTTACGTGAacaaaatgtaagaaatgcATAATTACAATCAGATACTAACAATTAACACAGTAAAAAACATCCTCAAATAATTTTTTGGGGAAAGCAGTGTACGTAGAAATGCCTCCAACCTCTACTGCAGCATAATTAGCTTGCTCAGCAAGTTGCAAACCCTCATGAAAACCTGGCTAAATCCACTATTTCCTTGAAGCTTCAAAGCACTGCCACAAGTGGCATATTTTGGCAGCCTGTGCTTTTCGAGTTagtttccaaaaacaaaaacctgagGGCATTTATTCCTCTTATGCAAATATATTGTTaagttttatgtaaaataatgaacttgttttattttgaaagaatttcTGATCCAGTATGAGGACTCCCTGCACCATCGAGGTCACTGGCACAATCTCACAGAGGTCCCTGGAACCAGGACAACAGCTCACCTCAAACTGTCACCCTACGTACACTACACCTTCAGAGTTCTGGCTCTAAACGCGATTGGCCCCAGCCGCCCCAGCTTCCCCTCCAGAATGTACAGGACCGATCCTGCAGGTATGGAATCAGCTGAATAATTGTATTTCACATGTAAATTACTGCAATTCTGCATCTGCCACCCCccaaaaattgcattaaaattacataagttatctttggactcaaAGCCATTTTATaagtaaatacagtaaaatatgaataataaataaatgtatctgCTTGAACTGAATGTTTAATACAGAAGTAAATTAGTAAACTACAGCGAAAGGTTTTGCTTTGGTCaattgttcattttgtctttgaTAATATATTTTCCAGCCCCAGATGAAAACCCAACAGGTGTAGAGGGATTTGGAACAGAACACAACAATCTTGTAATCTCCTGGAAGGTAATAAAGTAGTATCACGTAGTATCATCAGTATGTCATAATCCTCAGGTATTTACTGTTGTTCAGGGAGTACCATGATACACCACATCTCCTTGTACTTTGTAATTGTCTGGTCTTATGAGCTTCTTTTtgttctgctttctttttttccatcttgaTTTATTGTCAGTCATCAGACCTATATACTGTTGTGTACTGCTACTTGTTTTCTGCCTAAGTGTTTTATTGGACAATATATATTTGAAACTTTCTCCTCTGCAGCCACTGTCAGGCTTCCAGGCTAATGGCCCAGGGCTTCACTACAAAGTGATGTGGAGGCAGAAAGCGCTGGACAGTGATTGGACCACAGTGACTGTGGCCAACAACTCCAAGTTTGTTGTGGTCGGAACGCCCACGTTTGTTCCATATGAGCTGAAAGTTCAGGCTGTAAACGACCACGGAGAAGGACCTGAGCCGAAGATTGCCGAAGGCTACTCAGGAGAGGACTGTGAGTTTCACTGACTCCATAGACTCAGAAAAAAGCGACGCTGGCTGTGTGCCCT
This window of the Acanthochromis polyacanthus isolate Apoly-LR-REF ecotype Palm Island chromosome 8, KAUST_Apoly_ChrSc, whole genome shotgun sequence genome carries:
- the LOC110950279 gene encoding neuronal cell adhesion molecule-like isoform X4 — encoded protein: MKAHSGTLVVDISREKVENYEGVYQCTARNKHGTAVSNNIVVRQSRSPLWSKEKIKPIVVQEGVSLVLPCRPPAGLPPPIIFWMDNNFQRLPQSRRVSQSLNGDLYFSNVRREDSRNDYICYARFPHTQTIQQKQPINVRVLNLDAINDTMADFYNDTDLFSEAPVDERRPTFLIPSGTSSTKMVLRGHVLEMECIAEGLPTPEISWTKISGDLPAGRTFFLHYNKTLRIVDVSESDAADYRCTAKNQLGAVHHTIRVSVKAAPYWISGPPRNLVLAPGENGTLTCMASGTPKPSVTWAMNGIPIENSPKDVSRKVEDDTIIFTGVQTGSSAVYQCNISNDYGYLLSNAFVNVLSEPPRVLTPANKVYQVIKNHQAMIDCASFGSPIPKITWFKGSRSMSLDGDYYITHNNGTLEIYVAQAQNSGKYTCVARNSLGIYENHVHLEVKEPTRILKQPEYKVVQRGRSVVFECKVKHDPSLIPTMTWLKDDGELPDDERLIVDNDSLTITEVTENDAGVYTCIMNTTLDHDSATAELTVVEATPTPAVIHEHPDPPTDLELTDQKKRSVQLTWTPGDEHNSPIQKFLIQYEDSLHHRGHWHNLTEVPGTRTTAHLKLSPYVHYTFRVLALNAIGPSRPSFPSRMYRTDPAAPDENPTGVEGFGTEHNNLVISWKPLSGFQANGPGLHYKVMWRQKALDSDWTTVTVANNSKFVVVGTPTFVPYELKVQAVNDHGEGPEPKIAEGYSGEDLPIAAPENVQAIIVNSTLAKVHWDPVPFHLIRGHLKGYKVYYWRKHSLHKHNPDHMEKDILTFSGNHTHGMLPGLHPFSLYSFNVRVFNGKGEGPPSPTQQFKMPEGVPGPPTSLLVSNPNLDSLTLEWGPPHDRNGHITGYTLKYQPVNNSNELGPLEEVALAANETSITLPNLKYSTRYKFYLSAKTVTGPGPDITQEVVPVMDEASPFGNVSYAVGDDGALISWEYWGLEKNVYVEYVVKDSEGEEEWQKELVNGSQNFMLKGLKEGLSYRVRLVTKGHQDQLLHCSEELLVTVPAVASRQVDIATQGWFIGLMCAIALLILILLIICFIQRNKGGKYPVKEKEDAHTDPEFQPMKDDDCTFVEYSDNEDHKPLKGSRTPSNGTVKRDDSDDSLVDYGEGGDGQFNEDGSFIGQYSGKSASRDTAEGHESSEAPSPINAMNSLNSFV
- the LOC110950279 gene encoding neuronal cell adhesion molecule-like isoform X6, encoding MKAHSGTLVVDISREKVENYEGVYQCTARNKHGTAVSNNIVVRQSRSPLWSKEKIKPIVVQEGVSLVLPCRPPAGLPPPIIFWMDNNFQRLPQSRRVSQSLNGDLYFSNVRREDSRNDYICYARFPHTQTIQQKQPINVRVLNLDAINDTMADFYNDTDLFSEAPVDERRPTFLIPSGTSSTKMVLRGHVLEMECIAEGLPTPEISWTKISGDLPAGRTFFLHYNKTLRIVDVSESDAADYRCTAKNQLGAVHHTIRVSVKAAPYWISGPPRNLVLAPGENGTLTCMASGTPKPSVTWAMNGIPIENSPKDVSRKVEDDTIIFTGVQTGSSAVYQCNISNDYGYLLSNAFVNVLSEPPRVLTPANKVYQVIKNHQAMIDCASFGSPIPKITWFKGSRSMSLDGDYYITHNNGTLEIYVAQAQNSGKYTCVARNSLGIYENHVHLEVKEPTRILKQPEYKVVQRGRSVVFECKVKHDPSLIPTMTWLKDDGELPDDERLIVDNDSLTITEVTENDAGVYTCIMNTTLDHDSATAELTVVEATPTPAVIHEHPDPPTDLELTDQKKRSVQLTWTPGDEHNSPIQKFLIQYEDSLHHRGHWHNLTEVPGTRTTAHLKLSPYVHYTFRVLALNAIGPSRPSFPSRMYRTDPAAPDENPTGVEGFGTEHNNLVISWKPLSGFQANGPGLHYKVMWRQKALDSDWTTVTVANNSKFVVVGTPTFVPYELKVQAVNDHGEGPEPKIAEGYSGEDLPIAAPENVQAIIVNSTLAKVHWDPVPFHLIRGHLKGYKVYYWRKHSLHKHNPDHMEKDILTFSGNHTHGMLPGLHPFSLYSFNVRVFNGKGEGPPSPTQQFKMPEGVPGPPTSLLVSNPNLDSLTLEWGPPHDRNGHITGYTLKYQPVNNSNELGPLEEVALAANETSITLPNLKYSTRYKFYLSAKTVTGPGPDITQEVVPVMDEGEGEEEWQKELVNGSQNFMLKGLKEGLSYRVRLVTKGHQDQLLHCSEELLVTVPAVASRQVDIATQGWFIGLMCAIALLILILLIICFIQRNKGGKYPVKEKEDAHTDPEFQPMKDDDCTFVEYSDNEDHKPLKGSRTPSNGTVKRDDSDDSLVDYGEGGDGQFNEDGSFIGQYSGKSASRDTAEGHESSEAPSPINAMNSLNSFV
- the LOC110950279 gene encoding neuronal cell adhesion molecule-like isoform X7, with amino-acid sequence MKAHSGTLVVDISREKVENYEGVYQCTARNKHGTAVSNNIVVRQSRSPLWSKEKIKPIVVQEGVSLVLPCRPPAGLPPPIIFWMDNNFQRLPQSRRVSQSLNGDLYFSNVRREDSRNDYICYARFPHTQTIQQKQPINVRVLNLDAINDTMADFYNDTDLFSEAPVDERRPTFLIPSGTSSTKMVLRGHVLEMECIAEGLPTPEISWTKISGDLPAGRTFFLHYNKTLRIVDVSESDAADYRCTAKNQLGAVHHTIRVSVKAAPYWISGPPRNLVLAPGENGTLTCMASGTPKPSVTWAMNGIPIENSPKDVSRKVEDDTIIFTGVQTGSSAVYQCNISNDYGYLLSNAFVNVLSEPPRVLTPANKVYQVIKNHQAMIDCASFGSPIPKITWFKGSRSMSLDGDYYITHNNGTLEIYVAQAQNSGKYTCVARNSLGIYENHVHLEVKEPTRILKQPEYKVVQRGRSVVFECKVKHDPSLIPTMTWLKDDGELPDDERLIVDNDSLTITEVTENDAGVYTCIMNTTLDHDSATAELTVVEATPTPAVIHEHPDPPTDLELTDQKKRSVQLTWTPGDEHNSPIQKFLIQYEDSLHHRGHWHNLTEVPGTRTTAHLKLSPYVHYTFRVLALNAIGPSRPSFPSRMYRTDPAAPDENPTGVEGFGTEHNNLVISWKPLSGFQANGPGLHYKVMWRQKALDSDWTTVTVANNSKFVVVGTPTFVPYELKVQAVNDHGEGPEPKIAEGYSGEDLPIAAPENVQAIIVNSTLAKVHWDPVPFHLIRGHLKGYKVYYWRKHSLHKHNPDHMEKDILTFSGNHTHGMLPGLHPFSLYSFNVRVFNGKGEGPPSPTQQFKMPEGVPGPPTSLLVSNPNLDSLTLEWGPPHDRNGHITGYTLKYQPGNTQTSHPIAWSPPRRPPHKASPFGNVSYAVGDDGALISWEYWGLEKNVYVEYVVKDSEGEEEWQKELVNGSQNFMLKGLKEGLSYRVRLVTKGHQDQLLHCSEELLVTVPAVASRQVDIATQGWFIGLMCAIALLILILLIICFIQRNKGGKYPVKEKEDAHTDPEFQPMKDDDCTFVEYSDNEDHKPLKGSRTPSNGTVKRDDSDDSLVDYGEGGDGQFNEDGSFIGQYSGKSASRDTAEGHESSEAPSPINAMNSLNSFV